The DNA segment CTCCTTGTCGTGGTAGACCGGTTCGACCTGCGCCGCGCCGACGGTGAACGATTCTGCTGGCGCGTCCGGCGAGTCGGTTGGCATCGGCGAACCGTGAGATACGGAAACACATAACTTGGCGGGTCGCCCCCGCCGCGTGCCGGTTTCGTGTTCTGACACCCGAGTTGACTCGTCGTCCATCGTCGGTCGGTAGCTAAATCGTCAGCAGAATCGACGCTACTTATTTTCGAGATGAGCGGAACAGTTATCCTCCGTGCAACCTTGGATTCATCGTGAACACCACGACAAGTGAACGACGTGCGAGCGGCGAAGCGGACTACGAGTACAAGGTCGTCGACGCGCCGACCAGCCTTCTGTGGTTCCGAATCAAGCGCGATGAAACCGAACGACTGTTGAACGACCTCGCGGCGGACGGATGGGAACTCGACGAGGTCGTCGTCAACTGGTGGGGCGGTGCCGAACTGTTCCTTCGACGGTCCCGCTGAGCGACGACGGTTCGTCGTTCACTAGCACGATTCGATCCACCGCCCAGCAGTCCGCCTGCACACGTTTCGCGGTAGATGGCACGAAGTCCCGCGAGAAATTCGCATCACGTACCGAGCGAAACCTGACCGGGTCCGGAATATAGACTAGGCACAGAGACTGTATTCCTAACAACGGAAAAGAGCGCACCGAAAGCCGAGGTTCGCCGCTCGAACGCCGAACCGTCGCTCAGACGTTCGGCGTCTCGACTTCCAGGGTTTCGAGGACGCGATTCCGGAGCGCCTCGCCCGTGTCGGCGTCGAAGACGTGAATCGTGTCCTCGGGAATTCGGGCCACGACGCGCTGGCCCTCCTCGACGCTCCGCATGCCCGAGATGGTGGCGACGAAGGTGCCTTCGCCCGTCCCCTCCGCGGTTTCGCTCGCCTCGTCGAAGGTGAGGTAGACGTTGTTCTCGTCGCCCATCGGTTCGACCACGTCGACGGTCGTCGGGAAGTCGTGGTCGGAATCGGGGTCGGCGGCGCCGACCAGTTCGACGTCCTCGGGTCGGACCCCGAGGACGAGGCGGTCGGTGCCCTCCACGGCCCCCAGCGTCTCCTCCGAGAGCGGGTACTCGAAGCCGTCGCCGACGAGCGTCCCGTTCTCCAGGGTGACGTCGAAGAAGTTCATCGACGGTTCGCCGATGAACCCCGCGACGAACTGGTTGGCGGGTTCGTGGTAGCACTCCAGGGGCGTGCCCACCTGCTGGAGTTCGCCGTCGTTCAGGATGGCGATTCGGTCGCCCATCGTCATCGCCTCGGTCTGGTCGTGGGTGACGTACACCGTCGTCACGCCCAGGTCCTCCTGGAGGCGCTGGAGTTCGGTCCGCATCTGGGACCGGAGTTTGGCGTCGAGGTTCGACAGCGGTTCGTCCATCAGGAACACCTCGGGATCTCGGACGATGGCGCGGCCGAGCGCGACCCGCTGTTGCTGACCGCCCGAGAGTTCGCGCGGCTTGCGTTCGAGCAGGTCCTCGATGCCCATCATCGCGGCGGTCTCCTCGACCCGGTCGCGGATTTCGGCGTCGGCCATGTCGGTCGACTCCTCCAGTCCGAAGCTCATGTTCTCCCGCACCGTCATGTGGGGGTAGAGCGCGTAGGACTGGAACACCATCGCGATGTCCCGGGTCGTCGGGGGTTCGTCGCGAATCGAGTGTTCGCCCAGGCGGATGTCGCCCCGCGAGACGGTTTCGAGGCCCGCGATCATCCGGAGCGTGGTGGACTTCCCGCAACCGGACGGACCGACCAGCACGAGGAACTCCCCGTCGTCGATTTCGACGTTGGCGTCGTCGACCGCGACGATGCGGTCACCG comes from the Halorussus vallis genome and includes:
- a CDS encoding DUF4177 domain-containing protein, whose amino-acid sequence is MNTTTSERRASGEADYEYKVVDAPTSLLWFRIKRDETERLLNDLAADGWELDEVVVNWWGGAELFLRRSR
- a CDS encoding ABC transporter ATP-binding protein, producing MAELTLDGVTKWFDDDGDRIVAVDDANVEIDDGEFLVLVGPSGCGKSTTLRMIAGLETVSRGDIRLGEHSIRDEPPTTRDIAMVFQSYALYPHMTVRENMSFGLEESTDMADAEIRDRVEETAAMMGIEDLLERKPRELSGGQQQRVALGRAIVRDPEVFLMDEPLSNLDAKLRSQMRTELQRLQEDLGVTTVYVTHDQTEAMTMGDRIAILNDGELQQVGTPLECYHEPANQFVAGFIGEPSMNFFDVTLENGTLVGDGFEYPLSEETLGAVEGTDRLVLGVRPEDVELVGAADPDSDHDFPTTVDVVEPMGDENNVYLTFDEASETAEGTGEGTFVATISGMRSVEEGQRVVARIPEDTIHVFDADTGEALRNRVLETLEVETPNV